The genomic interval CAGGAGTGATTTTGTCGCAGTTGGAAATACAAACCATGGCATCGGCAGTATGCGCATTCACCATGTATTCCACCGAGTCCGCAATAATCTCCCTACTAGGAAGGGAATAGAGCATGCCCCCGTGCCCCATGGCGATACCATCGTCCACCGCGATCGTGTTGAATTCCTTGGGAACTCCACCCGCTGCTCGAACTGCGTCGGCAACGATATCGCCAACATTTTTAAGATGCACATGGCCGGGAACAAACTGCGTATAGGAATTGACAATCGCTACAATTGGCTTCCCAAACTCGTGCTCTTTAGTTCCAGTGGCCCGCCAGAGGGCGCGAGCGCCCGAGGCATTTCGACCGACAGTAGTGACGCGTGAACGGAGTGGAAACATGCTGTTCCTAACGTGTGGGCTGATTGTATAGATATAGTGCTGTGCTAGACGCGTTGTGGCAGGGGAGAGCAGTGAGCACTTGTTTCAACTGCTGCTCTCTTAGCGAGGAACCCAAGGAAAGTAGGGGGAGCTCGTGCGGCCTCATTATGGGTGGATGAGGCGGCGACGATTATTCCTACTCTGTAGGATAGCTCATCTCATAAAGCTCTGTGACTAGGACTCGTCGCGATTTTTTGCAGCCTCGCGTCGTTCAAACTCTTCTTTTGTGAGCATTTCTTGGTAGCCGTCACGATGCACGATAACGACCTTATCGTCTGCGGCCTTCTTGCCTTGGGATAAGACATCAGGAATACGTCCCGCAGATGCTTCCTCTAACCGGGGGAGCGAATTGAACGTAATCGCAGGTAGCGGGAAGGCCTTATGTGTGGTCTTGAGTATGGCTCGGGACCCTTTGAACTCGATCCCCTGAATGTCTTCCCAAGCCGCATGAGCGGGAGCCTGGAGAAAGTACTTAGCCGTAATGCCCGAATCATCGACTATGGTCTTCGTCCTGAGTACCCAGATAATAAAGAGTACGGGGAAGGCTAATAGCCAGAACAAATAGAGCGGTGCTGCGCCGATGATAAGGAGGAGCATTGCAGCCATAATGCCAGCCGCCAAGATATGGGTGCGCTCTTGGGAGAAAACAACTTTTGTTTTTGGCGATTGCGCACCGGAGGATTTAGTGGGATCGGCAGGGGAGTCAGCTGAAGATTTTTCGCTCATGGGAAAACATCCTAATGGACAGGGAATCAACGGGGTGGTCTGCCGCAGCTCTTAAGGCGTGACTACGTGCGAATTATGTGTACCCGCATCGGTTGTGCCGCCTTCTGCCTGCGGATCTGCCCCTGGGGCAGGGCCTGTTGAGTCTGGCGGAAGATCCTGTGGACTTGTGGGGCTTGCTGGTTCTTCTGAAACACCTCCACTTGAGCCCGAGCTACCGTGTGGAGCAGGGGGTGGGGTTTCTGAAGAAGTTTGTTGGCTTGAGGTCTGAGGTACTGATGTCTCAGTTGTCTTTGGCGCGGGGGTGGTTGGAGGCGCTGGTGGCGCAACGGGGGTTGTGGGCTGTGGTGATGGTGGGGCCACACTACGGGAATTCTGATAAGCGTCGTCAGGCTCTAGCGTGAAGCCCTTGAGTAAAACTATGAGCGCAAAACCGATAACAAGCATAGTTGTGGAGACTCGGGTACGGCCCCCGACTGTGAGAATTCGACGCCACGTTGTCGTGGAAGAATCGGATGAGGCTCTTGGTGATTGTGCGTCTTTATCGTGGATTCCTTGATCGGTGGAATTTTGCTGCTCGTTAGTAGAAATGGCGGCATCCATGAGTCCGGTTTCTACAATCGCAGGATCTTCTTGTGCATGATCGCCGCGGTTCGGTGATTGGGCGTCGGGAAGCTCCGTGGTGCGTGGCTTTTCTGCGGGTGCGATAGGGGAAGCACCTGGGAAAACCTTGGTAGTCTCGGAGTTTTCTGCGCTAGTCAGGGGCCGGGAGATCTCGTCTGTGGAGCTAGTCGACGCAACCGTCCTCGGGGTGTCCGTGTTGGCGATTATTGCTGGACGGAAGAGTGAATCGGCGATATCTGAAGGCGAGGAAGTCTCAAGTGTGTCTGCCCGGGAGCCTGTAAGAGTAGGTGCAGTGCCATATTCTTGCCAGAATTCATCAATGATGGAGGTACGAATCGCGCGTTCCACAAGCCACTGAGATCCTGGATTGACCTGGCATACAAAGCGCATATCTACTGTCCAAGGCTGGCCTACTGTGCTGGGTTGATGCACAGCAACAGAGGGGTGCACGCTGAGTTCGCCGAGTACTTCTGGTGCAATGTCACTGCGGCGTAAAGCCCGTTGGGTAGCGTGCGTTGAACGTTCTATGGCTTCTTCGATTGAATCCGAACCGAGGAGGGGGATAGGCATGGTAACCACTGCGCTCGACCAATAATTTGAGTTATTGATGGATACCCCGGCTTTAGAGTTGGGGATGATGACGGTTTCCTCTGCGAGCGTTCTGATCCTCGTTGCACGCATCGTGATCTGGATGACCGTGCCTTCAATTGTGGTGGCTCCGCCTTCAAATCGAACCCAGTCGCCCACGCCGTAGTGCTTCTCACTCAGGATAAAGAAGCCTGCAAGGAAATCGGCGATGATGGATTGTGCGCCTAAACCGATTGCGGCAGAGGCTGCTGTGGCAGGGATGGCGGCACCGGCGAGCGTAAAGCCGATTTGTTGCAAAACAAAAACAAAGATCACAAAGTAGGCGATCATCTGCGCGATGTAGATCATCACGCCGGCGAAAGCAAGATGTGCCTTCGACTCATCCTCATGCTCGTCTATGACCTTCTTTTCCACGATGCGCATGGCTAAACGCCCAAGGCGAGGCACAAGAAAGGCCAGGAAGGCCAAGATCAGGAGGTTAAGGCCCGTGTCGATGAACCAGTCCCACGTTTGGTGCAAGAGGAATTGAGTTCGCATGACTACCGAGGATAGCGATGTTGGTGGGGTTGGTGGGTGTGCTAGTTCTTATGTGTGAATAGGGAAGTGACCCACACCATATGGGGGTAAGCTAAGGAAAAACGCCAACATTCCATTGTGTGGCGTGTAGTATCCCATCCTATGAACATTATTCGACTTGTAGTGCTATCCGAGCGGCGCCTGCCGTAACGGCCACCAAGTCGTAACGTAAGCGCCCTCGCCAGCATCACAAGTGCTGATCGGGGGCTTTTTTCGTAGCGGACCACCATCATCCGCTTAATGTTCAACTATTGAATAAGCAGATCGTTTAAACCGGCAACTAATGGTTTTAGCGGTGCTGTGTATTGGCATATGACCTAGTCCAGGCAGCCAAGCCTTTGGCTAGATCCGAGCAGAACATCCGTAAACAATCAAGGAGCTAGAAGTCGTGGCAGCCTCCACAAAGACCACAAAGACCACATCTTCGGTCCCGCCTTCTCCCGCTGCGATGGCTAAGCGGTCCCAGTCACAAAGGCCTGAGCGT from Corynebacterium ulcerans carries:
- a CDS encoding PH domain-containing protein yields the protein MSEKSSADSPADPTKSSGAQSPKTKVVFSQERTHILAAGIMAAMLLLIIGAAPLYLFWLLAFPVLFIIWVLRTKTIVDDSGITAKYFLQAPAHAAWEDIQGIEFKGSRAILKTTHKAFPLPAITFNSLPRLEEASAGRIPDVLSQGKKAADDKVVIVHRDGYQEMLTKEEFERREAAKNRDES
- a CDS encoding mechanosensitive ion channel family protein; this translates as MRTQFLLHQTWDWFIDTGLNLLILAFLAFLVPRLGRLAMRIVEKKVIDEHEDESKAHLAFAGVMIYIAQMIAYFVIFVFVLQQIGFTLAGAAIPATAASAAIGLGAQSIIADFLAGFFILSEKHYGVGDWVRFEGGATTIEGTVIQITMRATRIRTLAEETVIIPNSKAGVSINNSNYWSSAVVTMPIPLLGSDSIEEAIERSTHATQRALRRSDIAPEVLGELSVHPSVAVHQPSTVGQPWTVDMRFVCQVNPGSQWLVERAIRTSIIDEFWQEYGTAPTLTGSRADTLETSSPSDIADSLFRPAIIANTDTPRTVASTSSTDEISRPLTSAENSETTKVFPGASPIAPAEKPRTTELPDAQSPNRGDHAQEDPAIVETGLMDAAISTNEQQNSTDQGIHDKDAQSPRASSDSSTTTWRRILTVGGRTRVSTTMLVIGFALIVLLKGFTLEPDDAYQNSRSVAPPSPQPTTPVAPPAPPTTPAPKTTETSVPQTSSQQTSSETPPPAPHGSSGSSGGVSEEPASPTSPQDLPPDSTGPAPGADPQAEGGTTDAGTHNSHVVTP